The Desulfofalx alkaliphila DSM 12257 genome contains the following window.
TGTTGGCAAGTAAATGCATTTTTAACTGCCATTACATACATTTCCTACTTGCCAAATACACAACAATAATTTTTTTGACCCAGGTGGTGTAGTTTTTAATTATATTTTGGTGCAGTTTTCAGTTGACAGATACAGCGGGGGAAAAAGTTGTTTGGTTATCTGGGAATGTTTGTGGCGGGGGCATCTTTTTTTGCACAAATAAAAGGCGCCAGATTGGTTTCCCAGTCTGACGCTCTGTATCTTTCGTGAACAAACTTTGTAATTGTAAACATACTTTTGTGCCATGTCGACATATAAGATAATTTTTTCATATTCATAGACATATCTTTATGTTTTTTATTATTCTATTATCATTATACTATATTATAAAAGTATTGATTCTCCATTTCTATCAGTTTTTAGATATTTATAATAATTATTGGAGCCAATCTGTGGTGAACTATTAGCATAACAATAAATGCACTGGTGACTACAAGTATCATACTGTCCAATATCTTTGCTTATTATACAACCACAAGATTCACGTTGACCTTTATCCTTTAACTTTCTTGATTTATCAAAACTGTTATTTGTACTTCTTTCTAAAATCTTCTTATCTTCTTCCTCAATTAAATCAAATAGGGTTATTTCTTTAAAGTTAGAATCAACATCACTATTATTATAACCTAAAAAGTTCATTAACTTTTTGTCCTGTGAAAATACTTTAATCATTAAATCATCATCAATGCACTTATTCTTTTTAATATTGTATCTACTTAAATCAATATCCTCTGAACAAGTTGCTATTTCTAGTCCCCAACTTCTATTAATTTCATTCAATCCTTCTGCTATTGCTTCCATTGTTTCTTGAATGAATTCTTTATAATTAATACCATTTTTATTTAGATTACTTTCTACTCTCCTATATGCTGAAATATCAACAAAACTGATTACAAGTTTATTTGTATAATCTGCAATTTGGTTTCCTACTTTATATATCTTATCCAATAAGACTTCAACAGTAATTTTATCTGTTAATATTAACGGATCAAATCTCCAAACTACTTTATCTTTTCCTATCTCTTCTGACAGATACTTAAAAGTGTCTATTCTTTTATCCAACCTTCTTACTTTCGGTTCAAGCCCTTCTCTTTCATAATCATTTAAAGTAAATAAAAAATAATAGTTAATACCTATATCATTAATCTCCTTAAGATGTGCAATTATAGGCTGAGCATCTTTTGTCCAAAATACAATTAAACGGGCCTTATCAAAAGAAATATACTGCGGTTTTCTATTAAAAGGATTTACCCACTTAACATATCCTTCCCTCAGTCTATTAATGAACCATTCGGAATAAAATGCAGGTATATCAGTAGACCTGCTTGCAGAAATAATCACTGGTGCAACCCCTTTTACTCTACCTTCTTTGGTATCAATATCTATTATTTCCCACTTATTTGAAGCCATTAAAAACACTCCTAATCTAAATTTTCCGGTCCTTTTATTTATCTTAAAGAAAATGCGTCATATGCGGTATCATTAATAACATTTAACTCCTTATAATGGTATGTACCATTGATACAATATCTCTCAGGAGCAATTTGATAACATTCTTGCTTATCTATTCGTTGCATTACTTTGTCCACAAAGTCTGTATGAGCCAAAACTTTATATGTGATTTTGGATATATCTTTATGATTCATTCTGTGGTTTATATTAAAAATCTTCTGATGAAAACACTCTAAATTATCCTGACATTCTTCATACCAGTGGTAGCAGCATATAGGAATTAGGCAGCCTAATTTTCCATTATTTTGTTTCATATAGTCGGTTATCTCTTTATTCATTATTTTCCCGATAAAGTTCCTTTCTCCAAATATATTATTTTTTTGATTTTCCATAATCTGATTAGTAACATCCTCTATTATAAGCATACCTTCTGGAGTCAGGTAATCATATGACTGCTTTATGAATGAATGATATAGTCCTCTATTGAGTTCATAATCCCTGTTGTAAAATTCACTAATAAATTTAAAGGTAAGAATTATATCAAACTGTTCATTAGAGTTCCTTAG
Protein-coding sequences here:
- a CDS encoding DUF1848 domain-containing protein, with translation MASNKWEIIDIDTKEGRVKGVAPVIISASRSTDIPAFYSEWFINRLREGYVKWVNPFNRKPQYISFDKARLIVFWTKDAQPIIAHLKEINDIGINYYFLFTLNDYEREGLEPKVRRLDKRIDTFKYLSEEIGKDKVVWRFDPLILTDKITVEVLLDKIYKVGNQIADYTNKLVISFVDISAYRRVESNLNKNGINYKEFIQETMEAIAEGLNEINRSWGLEIATCSEDIDLSRYNIKKNKCIDDDLMIKVFSQDKKLMNFLGYNNSDVDSNFKEITLFDLIEEEDKKILERSTNNSFDKSRKLKDKGQRESCGCIISKDIGQYDTCSHQCIYCYANSSPQIGSNNYYKYLKTDRNGESILL
- a CDS encoding methyltransferase domain-containing protein, yielding MLNINPYLERFIFDELKAQYDPVPIAALHNLDNNEQQSQRYLGTYFPRSFVESYNIFYRLFNQEEIYKNFIGKKKINILNIGSGSGGDLFGLIEAMKDFFPLETIMTNIISIDGNVNAVSYQKKIYEQLYQNSNNHLSVMEQKFEDRYDFEEKISKILRNSNEQFDIILTFKFISEFYNRDYELNRGLYHSFIKQSYDYLTPEGMLIIEDVTNQIMENQKNNIFGERNFIGKIMNKEITDYMKQNNGKLGCLIPICCYHWYEECQDNLECFHQKIFNINHRMNHKDISKITYKVLAHTDFVDKVMQRIDKQECYQIAPERYCINGTYHYKELNVINDTAYDAFSLR